The following coding sequences lie in one Borreliella spielmanii genomic window:
- the rpsT gene encoding 30S ribosomal protein S20, which yields MRKNASALKRSRQNLKRKIRNVSVKSELKTIEKRCISMIKAGKKDEAIEFFKFVAKKLDTAARKRIIHKNKAARKKSRLNVLLLK from the coding sequence TTGAGAAAAAATGCATCTGCATTGAAGCGCTCTCGTCAAAATTTAAAAAGAAAGATTAGAAATGTAAGTGTAAAAAGTGAATTAAAAACAATAGAAAAACGCTGTATCAGTATGATTAAAGCGGGCAAGAAAGACGAAGCTATTGAATTTTTTAAGTTTGTTGCAAAAAAACTAGATACTGCTGCTAGAAAGCGAATAATTCATAAAAATAAAGCTGCTAGGAAAAAATCTCGTTTAAATGTTTTGCTATTAAAGTAA
- a CDS encoding HU family DNA-binding protein: MSFSRRPKITKSDIVDQISLNIRNNNLKLEKKYIRLVIDAFFQELKSNLCLNNVIEFRSFGTFEVRKRKGRLNARNPQTGEYVKVLDHHVAYFRPGKDLKERVWGIKG, from the coding sequence ATGTCTTTTTCAAGAAGACCAAAGATTACTAAGTCAGATATTGTTGATCAAATATCTTTGAATATTAGAAATAATAATCTAAAACTAGAAAAAAAATACATAAGACTTGTAATAGATGCTTTTTTTCAAGAGCTTAAAAGTAATCTTTGTTTGAATAATGTTATTGAATTTAGATCTTTTGGTACGTTCGAAGTTAGGAAAAGAAAAGGTCGCTTAAATGCTCGCAATCCTCAAACGGGAGAATATGTTAAGGTTTTAGATCATCATGTTGCGTATTTTCGTCCAGGTAAAGATTTGAAAGAGAGAGTGTGGGGTATTAAAGGTTAA
- a CDS encoding bactofilin family protein, which yields MPVNMVDSYKWDCKLDSSLTFRGKLKFEGTLYLDSSFEGEISSKGGVLFIGKNSKVITNVVICDTLIVEGILKGNVNAASKVYLNSGCKIYGDVKTRKIFINDNIIFDGKCEMIKSNEIVDLFSFTVSQIKDTLQ from the coding sequence ATGCCGGTTAATATGGTAGATTCTTATAAATGGGATTGTAAGCTGGATTCTAGTTTAACTTTTAGAGGAAAATTAAAATTTGAAGGAACTTTGTATCTCGATTCTTCTTTTGAGGGTGAAATATCCTCAAAAGGAGGTGTGCTTTTTATTGGTAAAAATAGCAAAGTTATTACCAATGTAGTAATTTGTGATACATTAATAGTAGAAGGAATTTTGAAGGGCAATGTAAATGCTGCTAGTAAAGTTTATTTAAACAGCGGTTGTAAAATATATGGGGATGTAAAAACAAGAAAGATATTTATTAATGATAATATAATTTTTGATGGTAAGTGTGAAATGATAAAGTCTAATGAAATTGTAGATTTGTTTTCTTTTACCGTTTCACAAATAAAAGATACTTTGCAATAG